From the Acidobacteriota bacterium genome, one window contains:
- a CDS encoding aminotransferase class I/II-fold pyridoxal phosphate-dependent enzyme — MKIETFELERLQSLWENRVDYNLTESGVHPYTLRELLTPEEIESLLDVRLGYGWTNGAPALREQVASYYPGAGADNVLITSGSAEANFLAMWTLLEPGDEIAVMVPNYLQIWGLARSLGVTVRPFRLREEQNWAPDLDELAAIVTPATRAIVLCNPNNPTGAVLEPAVMEAIVDLAAGVDAQIYADEVYKGVELEGPEGPSFRDLDGRALVASGLSKALAHPGLRIGWLVGPEEFIARAWKRHDYTTITTGLLNEQVALSILQPPRRQQILERNRRLLRSNLALLEDWIGERSERFSFVPPRAGGMAFVRYHYDINSSRLAERLRRDQSLLVLPGDVYGMDNFLRLGIGERPEYLTRGLELLAEGLASLPEGDPPS; from the coding sequence ATGAAAATCGAAACCTTCGAGCTCGAACGCCTGCAGTCCCTGTGGGAGAACCGGGTCGACTACAACCTCACCGAAAGCGGAGTCCATCCCTACACCCTGCGCGAGCTCTTGACGCCGGAGGAGATCGAGTCGCTGCTCGACGTCCGGCTAGGCTACGGCTGGACCAACGGCGCTCCCGCCCTACGCGAGCAGGTGGCCTCCTACTACCCCGGCGCCGGAGCCGACAATGTGCTGATCACCAGTGGCTCCGCCGAGGCCAACTTCCTGGCCATGTGGACGCTCCTCGAGCCCGGCGACGAGATTGCGGTGATGGTTCCCAACTACCTCCAGATCTGGGGCCTGGCGCGCTCCCTCGGGGTGACCGTGCGGCCCTTCCGGCTGCGCGAAGAGCAGAATTGGGCTCCCGATCTCGACGAGCTGGCGGCGATCGTGACCCCGGCGACGCGGGCGATCGTGCTGTGCAATCCCAACAATCCCACCGGAGCCGTGCTCGAGCCCGCCGTGATGGAGGCGATCGTCGACCTCGCCGCAGGGGTCGACGCCCAGATCTATGCCGATGAGGTCTACAAGGGTGTCGAGCTCGAGGGACCGGAAGGGCCGAGCTTTCGCGACCTCGATGGGCGTGCGCTGGTCGCCTCGGGGTTGTCGAAGGCCCTGGCCCATCCCGGTCTGAGGATCGGCTGGCTGGTGGGGCCGGAGGAGTTCATCGCCCGCGCCTGGAAGCGCCACGACTACACCACCATCACCACCGGCTTGCTCAACGAGCAGGTGGCGTTGTCGATCCTGCAGCCGCCGCGCCGGCAGCAAATCCTGGAGCGCAATCGCCGTCTGCTGCGCTCCAACCTCGCCCTTCTCGAAGACTGGATCGGCGAGCGTTCCGAGCGCTTCTCGTTCGTCCCGCCACGGGCCGGGGGCATGGCCTTCGTGCGCTACCACTACGACATCAACTCGAGCCGGCTGGCGGAGCGCCTACGCCGCGATCAGAGCCTGCTGGTTCTGCCTGGGGACGTCTACGGCATGGACAACTTCCTGCGCCTCGGGATCGGCGAGCGTCCGGAGTACTTGACCCGTGGCCTCGAGCTCTTGGCCGAGGGGCTGGCGAGCCTGCCCGAGGGCGATCCGCCGTCCTGA
- a CDS encoding ornithine cyclodeaminase family protein (cyclodeaminase) — MTSRPSVVVYSEADLRQRVGCDQAALAAVSEAFTWWSKGRAEMPPVMHFDVAGHGDVDIKGAYVAGQDRFAVKIASGFFGNVDLGLPTGSGLMLVLSARTGFCEAVLLDNGYLTDLRTGLAGAVAAQHLAPAQIDTVGVVGSGTQARFQVEALRLVRSFRRLLVWSRQPSHAEAYRREMASRLGNEVEISCLTDLRRLAAESQCLITTTPARAPLLTARDLRPGMHITAVGADLPGKGELSPDLLGAADLLVCDARSQAERLGELQQLAQADGDRPSVAETVELGEILLGRHPGRRHADEISVCDLTGLGTQDTAIARFALSRLGPSP, encoded by the coding sequence ATGACCTCGCGCCCTTCTGTCGTCGTCTATTCGGAAGCGGACCTGCGCCAGCGGGTCGGCTGCGACCAAGCCGCCCTCGCGGCGGTCTCCGAAGCCTTCACCTGGTGGAGCAAGGGGCGGGCCGAGATGCCTCCGGTGATGCACTTCGACGTCGCAGGCCATGGCGATGTCGACATCAAGGGCGCCTACGTCGCCGGCCAGGACCGTTTCGCCGTCAAGATCGCGTCCGGGTTTTTCGGCAACGTCGATCTCGGCCTGCCGACGGGCAGCGGTCTGATGTTGGTGCTGAGCGCCCGGACGGGCTTCTGCGAGGCCGTCCTGCTCGACAACGGCTACCTGACGGATCTGCGCACCGGCCTGGCCGGAGCCGTCGCCGCCCAACACCTGGCGCCGGCTCAGATCGACACCGTCGGCGTGGTCGGCAGCGGCACCCAGGCGCGCTTCCAGGTGGAAGCCCTGCGGCTGGTGCGCTCCTTCCGCCGCCTGCTGGTGTGGTCGCGCCAGCCGTCTCATGCCGAGGCCTATCGCCGGGAGATGGCGTCGCGCCTCGGCAACGAGGTCGAGATTTCCTGCCTCACCGACCTGCGCCGGCTGGCCGCCGAGAGCCAGTGCCTGATCACCACCACGCCGGCGCGCGCGCCCCTGCTGACGGCGCGCGACCTTCGGCCCGGCATGCACATCACCGCCGTCGGCGCGGATCTGCCGGGCAAGGGCGAGCTGTCACCGGATCTGCTCGGCGCCGCCGATCTCTTGGTGTGCGACGCCAGGTCACAAGCCGAGCGCCTGGGCGAGCTGCAGCAGCTGGCCCAGGCCGATGGCGACCGCCCTTCGGTCGCCGAGACCGTCGAGCTGGGAGAGATCCTCCTCGGTCGGCATCCCGGCCGCCGGCACGCCGACGAGATCAGCGTTTGCGATCTCACCGGCCTGGGAACCCAGGACACCGCCATCGCCCGCTTCGCCCTCAGCCGCCTCGGTCCTTCTCCTTGA
- a CDS encoding PAS domain-containing protein: MTAALEQAATVGEALARLFHPFVEVVVHDLASGRISAIFNPLSRRSVGDDSRVRDRAGLAAGPDVHGPFEQRGLDGRRQKYVSVVWRDEMGEAVGLLCINMDLGVLDRVQEVLGAFLQPAGDSAALDAHFRDDWQDRVRSFVGDYCRRHGLPTTGLARERRRDLVAALQEAGGLRAKNAAAFVANVLGVSRATVYNDLAALKEKDRGG; this comes from the coding sequence GTGACCGCGGCCCTCGAACAGGCGGCGACCGTCGGGGAGGCCCTCGCCCGCCTCTTCCACCCGTTCGTCGAGGTGGTGGTGCACGATCTCGCCAGTGGCCGCATCTCGGCCATCTTCAACCCCCTCTCGCGGCGCTCCGTGGGCGACGACTCGAGGGTGCGGGATCGCGCCGGCCTGGCCGCCGGGCCGGATGTTCATGGTCCCTTCGAGCAGCGCGGTCTCGACGGTCGGCGACAGAAGTACGTCAGCGTGGTGTGGCGCGACGAGATGGGCGAGGCCGTTGGCCTGCTGTGCATCAACATGGATCTCGGCGTTCTCGACCGGGTGCAGGAGGTGCTCGGTGCCTTCCTCCAGCCGGCTGGCGACTCGGCCGCCCTCGACGCCCACTTCCGGGACGATTGGCAGGATCGGGTGCGGTCCTTCGTCGGCGACTACTGCCGGCGCCACGGCCTGCCGACGACGGGGCTGGCGCGGGAGCGGCGCCGCGATCTGGTGGCCGCCCTGCAGGAGGCCGGCGGATTGCGCGCCAAGAACGCCGCCGCCTTCGTCGCCAACGTCCTCGGCGTGTCGCGGGCGACGGTCTACAACGACCTGGCGGCGCTCAAGGAGAAGGACCGAGGCGGCTGA
- a CDS encoding threonine/serine dehydratase yields the protein MTDSPTLASVREARQRIRGLAVETPLKPSYRLGEQVGRPVSLKLETCQPTGAFKIRGAANAVLELPPEARRRGVVTMSSGNHGQALAQVARHLGIPATICVSQQVPENKVEGIRRRGAEVRVVGKDQDEATAFALDLAATQGSTYISPFDEPAVIAGQGTIALEILEQDPKIDTIVVPVSGGGLMGGIALAARALRPEIRLFGVSQDLGPAMYDSIAAGEIVDVVEEPSLADALQGGLPRPNRHTFALCRDLVDDIVLLSEEEIARAMVYAFVEERLVLEGGGAICLGALLEGKLEGRLGQHIAVIVSGDNVDPRKLARLLGADS from the coding sequence ATGACCGACTCCCCCACCCTCGCCTCGGTTCGAGAAGCCCGCCAGAGAATTCGCGGTCTCGCCGTCGAGACACCGCTCAAACCCTCCTACCGCCTCGGCGAGCAGGTCGGGCGCCCGGTCTCCCTGAAGCTCGAGACTTGCCAGCCGACCGGCGCCTTCAAGATCCGGGGCGCCGCCAACGCGGTGCTCGAGCTGCCGCCGGAGGCTCGTCGCCGTGGCGTGGTGACGATGTCGAGCGGCAATCACGGCCAGGCGCTGGCCCAGGTCGCCCGGCACCTGGGAATTCCGGCGACCATCTGCGTCAGCCAGCAGGTGCCGGAGAACAAGGTCGAGGGGATTCGCCGCCGCGGCGCCGAGGTGCGCGTCGTCGGCAAAGATCAAGACGAAGCCACCGCCTTCGCCCTCGACCTGGCCGCCACCCAGGGCTCGACCTACATCTCCCCTTTCGACGAACCGGCGGTGATCGCGGGTCAGGGCACCATCGCTCTCGAAATCCTCGAGCAAGACCCGAAGATCGACACCATCGTCGTGCCGGTGAGCGGCGGCGGCCTGATGGGCGGCATCGCCCTGGCGGCCCGCGCCCTGCGCCCCGAGATCCGATTGTTCGGCGTGTCTCAGGATCTGGGACCGGCGATGTACGACAGCATCGCAGCGGGAGAGATCGTCGACGTCGTCGAGGAACCCAGCCTCGCCGACGCCCTGCAAGGCGGCCTGCCGCGACCCAATCGCCACACCTTCGCCCTCTGTCGCGACCTGGTGGACGACATCGTCCTGCTCTCCGAAGAGGAGATCGCCCGCGCCATGGTCTACGCCTTCGTCGAAGAGCGGCTGGTGCTCGAAGGCGGCGGGGCAATCTGCCTCGGTGCCCTCCTCGAAGGCAAGCTCGAGGGCCGCCTGGGCCAGCACATCGCGGTCATCGTCAGCGGCGACAACGTCGACCCGAGAAAGCTCGCACGCCTCCTCGGCGCCGATTCCTGA
- a CDS encoding sigma-70 family RNA polymerase sigma factor → MDSDRSTPARGGNHCRGDRTRHRFSQLWEEHGSEIFKRCLGWTGGRRDDAEEAFSRAAMTAFQNFPRQPEALTSARGWLLRIAYNTCMDLHRERRRSRVSFQEDLDALPSRTLGAPRRNPERLALDAEMQRVLLEHLAALPARLREPMELHFLHGVRYRQIAERLAITEVNVRKRIQHGRQILRRGIERYRDGDSAPPPAASARKSPPALRLETRTPAQVRLPTGVERDVELPCFAVPASSTEARVRNLERYIARHPRGWKRRLELARTLRSRGDLEAALGHYRAVVERDAVPAAVWIELGSTLSSLGEHDACRATYRRALQRQHRQDLASHLRALLAGAEGQWEEALGSFRQAQSQNGRNPTHGLTLAATALELGRLSDAAEALAGVLPLAADQPTALITAHDLAIALGRERAARRHLAAAYEQAPADHAVLERLLRHRAAGRQAAEGETFRLLEALRAAAPDRAETVGIEARLLVARGYWHDGLRSMAEFVDRRPHHARGWSLLAQLLANTGNHRVAAQAAATACQLDPEDRRAARKGWKILDRAGQDELADHLLAKLLRDNVQDAFLLRDLLEHRAADPPEAGDLPKLWELLPTEPGAWFACARRQLLRRRWTLALDAFHQGWQRLPSNDAFGLSAAAALDAAFAARKLDDRCAAQGWFQRAVDHSTHLGETQPAHGLALQGLALQQLDFAGAARRALQAALRCGLLFPLRETARWALRQTGS, encoded by the coding sequence GTGGACTCCGATCGCTCGACCCCTGCGCGTGGGGGGAACCACTGCCGCGGCGACCGAACGCGGCACCGATTCTCGCAGCTCTGGGAGGAGCACGGCAGCGAGATCTTCAAGCGTTGCCTGGGCTGGACCGGGGGCCGCCGGGACGACGCCGAGGAGGCCTTCAGCCGCGCGGCGATGACCGCTTTCCAGAACTTCCCGCGCCAACCCGAAGCCCTGACCAGCGCTCGCGGCTGGCTGCTCCGCATCGCCTACAACACCTGCATGGACCTGCACCGCGAGCGGCGGCGCAGCCGAGTCAGCTTTCAGGAAGATCTCGACGCGCTCCCCAGCCGCACCCTCGGCGCGCCCCGGCGCAACCCCGAGCGCCTGGCCCTCGATGCCGAGATGCAGCGCGTTCTCCTCGAGCACCTCGCTGCGCTGCCCGCCCGGCTGCGCGAGCCCATGGAGCTGCACTTCCTCCATGGGGTGCGCTACCGACAGATCGCCGAGCGCCTGGCGATCACCGAGGTCAACGTGCGCAAGCGGATTCAGCATGGACGCCAGATCCTGCGTCGCGGAATCGAGCGTTACCGCGATGGAGACAGCGCACCGCCACCCGCGGCCAGCGCCCGAAAGTCTCCCCCGGCGCTCCGGCTGGAGACCCGAACGCCGGCCCAGGTCCGCCTGCCGACGGGAGTCGAACGGGACGTCGAGCTGCCCTGTTTCGCGGTTCCGGCGTCGAGCACCGAGGCCCGCGTGCGCAATCTCGAACGCTACATCGCACGCCACCCCCGGGGCTGGAAACGGCGCCTCGAACTCGCCCGCACCCTGCGTTCCCGGGGCGACCTCGAGGCCGCCCTCGGCCACTACCGGGCGGTGGTGGAACGCGATGCCGTGCCGGCCGCGGTCTGGATCGAGCTCGGTTCGACCTTGAGCTCGCTGGGGGAGCATGACGCCTGTCGAGCAACCTACCGCCGCGCTCTCCAGCGCCAGCATAGGCAAGACCTGGCCAGTCACCTGCGTGCCCTATTGGCGGGAGCCGAGGGGCAGTGGGAGGAGGCTCTCGGCTCCTTCCGCCAGGCCCAGTCGCAGAACGGCCGCAACCCCACTCACGGTCTGACCCTGGCGGCGACGGCCCTCGAGCTCGGTCGCCTGTCGGACGCCGCCGAAGCCCTCGCCGGCGTCCTTCCGCTGGCCGCTGACCAGCCGACGGCGCTGATCACCGCTCACGATCTCGCCATCGCCCTGGGCCGCGAGCGCGCCGCCCGTCGCCACCTCGCGGCGGCCTATGAGCAGGCCCCTGCCGACCACGCCGTCCTCGAGCGCCTCCTGCGCCACCGCGCCGCCGGCCGCCAGGCCGCCGAGGGCGAGACCTTCCGACTGCTCGAAGCGCTCCGCGCCGCCGCGCCAGACCGCGCCGAAACGGTCGGCATCGAGGCCCGCCTGCTGGTCGCCCGCGGCTACTGGCACGATGGCCTGCGCTCGATGGCCGAGTTCGTCGATCGCCGACCGCACCACGCCCGCGGCTGGAGTCTGCTGGCGCAGCTCCTGGCCAATACCGGCAACCATCGCGTCGCGGCCCAGGCCGCCGCCACCGCCTGTCAGCTCGATCCAGAGGATCGGCGCGCCGCCCGCAAAGGCTGGAAGATCCTCGATCGAGCCGGCCAGGATGAGCTCGCCGATCACCTGCTAGCGAAACTGCTGCGCGACAACGTCCAGGATGCCTTTCTCCTGCGCGACCTCCTCGAGCACCGCGCCGCCGATCCTCCGGAGGCTGGCGATCTACCGAAGCTGTGGGAACTGCTGCCGACGGAGCCGGGGGCCTGGTTCGCGTGCGCTCGCCGACAGCTCCTTCGGCGCCGCTGGACGCTGGCCCTCGACGCCTTCCATCAAGGCTGGCAACGGCTGCCATCGAATGACGCCTTCGGGTTGTCGGCGGCGGCCGCCCTCGACGCCGCCTTCGCGGCTCGCAAGCTGGATGACCGCTGCGCCGCCCAGGGTTGGTTCCAGCGGGCGGTCGATCACAGCACCCACCTGGGAGAAACCCAACCCGCTCACGGTCTCGCCCTCCAGGGCCTCGCCCTGCAGCAACTCGACTTCGCCGGCGCCGCCCGCCGAGCCCTGCAGGCGGCGCTGCGCTGCGGCCTGCTCTTCCCGCTGCGTGAGACGGCTCGCTGGGCGCTCCGCCAGACCGGATCCTGA
- a CDS encoding RebB family R body protein, with product MADPTLVNGQITDAVTQSNVKILGEAPGEALAMVYQVMGHSVGIGMQNAVTAQQQMTTLSQAATTQGINLLFSMDPAAASVSTQELLSSNSLATLLAELQSALSFNQQAAKTAQSTPIAPVR from the coding sequence ATGGCGGACCCCACTCTCGTCAACGGCCAGATCACCGACGCCGTCACCCAGAGCAACGTCAAGATCCTCGGCGAGGCTCCCGGCGAAGCGCTGGCGATGGTCTACCAGGTGATGGGCCACTCGGTCGGCATCGGCATGCAAAATGCCGTCACTGCCCAGCAGCAGATGACCACCCTCAGCCAGGCGGCCACCACCCAAGGCATCAACCTGCTGTTCAGCATGGATCCGGCCGCCGCCTCGGTCAGCACTCAGGAGCTGCTGAGCAGCAACTCCCTCGCCACCCTGTTGGCCGAGCTGCAATCGGCCCTGTCCTTCAATCAACAGGCGGCGAAGACCGCCCAGTCCACACCAATCGCTCCGGTTCGCTGA
- a CDS encoding RebB family R body protein, with translation MADPTLVNGQITDAVTQTNVKILGEAPGEALAMVYQVMAHTVGIGMQNAASAQQQMTTLSSAATTQGVNLLFTMDPASASVSTQELLTGNSLAQELASLNATLSSNQQAAKTAQSTPTG, from the coding sequence ATGGCTGATCCCACCCTCGTCAACGGCCAGATCACCGATGCCGTCACCCAGACCAACGTCAAGATCCTCGGCGAGGCTCCCGGCGAAGCGCTGGCGATGGTCTACCAGGTGATGGCTCACACCGTCGGCATCGGCATGCAGAACGCCGCCTCGGCGCAGCAGCAGATGACCACTCTGAGCTCCGCCGCTACCACCCAGGGCGTCAACCTGCTGTTCACGATGGATCCGGCCTCGGCCTCGGTGAGCACCCAGGAGCTGTTGACCGGTAACTCCCTCGCCCAGGAGCTGGCATCCCTCAACGCCACCCTGAGCAGCAACCAGCAGGCGGCGAAGACCGCCCAGAGCACCCCCACCGGCTAG
- a CDS encoding RebB family R body protein translates to MADPTLVNGQITDAATQTNVKILGESPGQALGTVYQVMAHTVGIGMQNAVAAQQQQTTLSGATATQGINLLFTMDPASAAVSTQNLLTGNALASSLSELSASLASNQQIVKTAQSTPSASSNTIPGAGQPPQQPLQPAG, encoded by the coding sequence ATGGCTGATCCCACCCTCGTCAATGGCCAAATCACCGATGCGGCCACCCAAACCAACGTCAAGATTCTGGGAGAGTCGCCGGGGCAAGCCCTCGGTACCGTCTACCAGGTGATGGCTCACACCGTCGGCATCGGCATGCAGAACGCCGTCGCCGCCCAGCAGCAGCAGACCACCCTCAGCGGAGCCACCGCCACCCAGGGAATCAACCTGTTGTTCACGATGGATCCGGCTTCGGCGGCGGTCAGCACTCAAAATCTGCTGACCGGCAATGCCCTCGCCTCGTCCCTCTCCGAGCTCAGTGCGTCGCTGGCAAGCAACCAGCAGATCGTCAAGACGGCGCAGAGCACTCCGAGCGCGTCCTCGAACACGATTCCGGGAGCCGGCCAGCCGCCGCAGCAGCCGCTGCAGCCGGCGGGCTAG
- a CDS encoding RebB family R body protein, which produces MPDRVNEQITDAVTQTNVKVLAEAPAEAMGMIYQVLGQTIGLTMQNGASAQQNMQTVAAAATAKAVEKIMAGTA; this is translated from the coding sequence ATGCCTGATCGAGTCAACGAGCAAATAACCGACGCCGTCACCCAGACCAACGTCAAGGTCCTCGCCGAGGCTCCGGCCGAGGCCATGGGCATGATCTACCAGGTCCTGGGACAGACCATCGGCCTGACGATGCAGAACGGCGCCAGCGCCCAGCAGAACATGCAGACCGTCGCTGCCGCGGCCACCGCCAAGGCGGTCGAGAAGATCATGGCGGGCACTGCCTAA
- a CDS encoding RebB family R body protein, with amino-acid sequence MPQDPPQKVNPQIVDAVETTNAIVLSKAATMGMGAVSQQIAQAVGLAVQDSVDHLQNALTLDSAVSGQALAIILADPEKIPQAELALQKANQVVQDSIQDVEEIGKAVASVLSDLSSAVSSP; translated from the coding sequence ATGCCGCAGGATCCCCCTCAGAAGGTCAACCCCCAGATCGTCGACGCCGTCGAGACCACCAACGCCATCGTCCTCTCGAAGGCCGCCACCATGGGCATGGGGGCGGTTTCGCAACAGATCGCCCAGGCCGTCGGCCTGGCAGTCCAGGACAGTGTCGATCACCTCCAAAACGCCCTGACCTTGGACAGCGCCGTGTCCGGCCAGGCCCTCGCCATCATCCTGGCCGATCCGGAGAAGATTCCTCAGGCGGAGCTGGCGCTGCAGAAGGCCAACCAGGTGGTCCAGGACAGCATCCAGGACGTCGAGGAGATTGGCAAAGCGGTGGCTTCCGTGCTGAGCGATCTGTCGAGCGCGGTCTCCTCACCTTGA
- a CDS encoding PspC domain-containing protein, whose amino-acid sequence MALYRSTDDKVLAGVCGGIARWLGWNPTFVRIAYVLLSVCSATFPGILVYLILWLVTPQDSQRVMA is encoded by the coding sequence ATGGCCCTCTATCGCTCGACGGACGACAAAGTCCTGGCCGGCGTGTGCGGCGGTATCGCTCGTTGGCTGGGTTGGAATCCGACCTTCGTCCGGATCGCCTACGTGCTGCTCTCGGTCTGCTCGGCCACCTTCCCCGGCATCCTGGTCTACTTGATCCTGTGGCTGGTCACGCCGCAGGACTCCCAGCGGGTCATGGCCTGA
- a CDS encoding glycosyltransferase family 2 protein: protein MSQNQKEGAASPQRPAVSAIITTFNEEANIAGCIDSLLWCDEIFVVDSFSTDRTPEIVRGYEQVRFHQRTYYGSASQKNWAMDQVEHDWILIFDADERCTPALQAELEGILAKGPKYNAYTITRRVYFLDKVIRFSGWQHDRVVRLIRKGTARYPNRRVHADMTTEGPAPILKNAMQHYMVDKLDEYILRIVKYSVWGAAQGWRDGRKSGFVQVWGRSVWRFFRTYILQGGFLDGMHGLVFCMLQAYGTYMKWAILWGWRVNAARGKQPNLPPFDDDDEVWEPPEDEEATAGPPAR, encoded by the coding sequence ATGTCACAGAATCAGAAAGAGGGCGCCGCGTCGCCCCAGCGACCCGCCGTTTCGGCGATCATCACCACCTTCAACGAAGAGGCGAACATCGCCGGTTGCATCGATTCGCTCCTCTGGTGCGACGAGATCTTCGTCGTCGACTCCTTTTCCACCGACCGCACGCCGGAAATCGTCCGCGGCTACGAGCAGGTGCGCTTCCATCAGCGCACCTATTACGGCTCGGCGTCGCAGAAGAACTGGGCGATGGATCAGGTGGAGCATGACTGGATCCTGATCTTCGACGCCGACGAGCGCTGCACTCCGGCCTTGCAGGCGGAGCTCGAGGGCATCCTCGCCAAGGGTCCGAAGTACAACGCCTACACGATCACTCGGCGGGTCTACTTCTTGGACAAGGTGATTCGCTTCTCGGGTTGGCAGCACGACCGCGTGGTGCGGCTGATTCGCAAGGGGACGGCGCGCTACCCCAACCGTCGGGTGCATGCCGACATGACCACCGAAGGGCCGGCGCCGATCCTCAAGAACGCCATGCAGCACTACATGGTGGACAAGCTCGACGAGTACATCCTGCGGATCGTCAAGTACAGCGTGTGGGGCGCCGCCCAGGGCTGGCGCGATGGGCGGAAGTCAGGGTTCGTGCAGGTCTGGGGACGCTCCGTCTGGCGATTTTTCCGCACCTACATTTTGCAGGGAGGCTTCCTCGATGGCATGCACGGCCTGGTGTTTTGCATGCTGCAGGCCTACGGCACCTACATGAAGTGGGCCATTCTGTGGGGCTGGCGGGTCAACGCCGCCCGCGGCAAGCAACCCAACCTGCCGCCCTTCGACGACGACGACGAGGTCTGGGAGCCACCGGAGGACGAGGAAGCGACTGCAGGCCCGCCAGCCCGGTGA
- a CDS encoding DinB family protein — protein sequence MNPPTTPALGRQFRRIVTQSDHLIAILDGAGPAIDARQQRVSAWNVAQHLEHLGITGSLTLDTIDSLLGGNGHPQGSPSTMGRLVLLSGRIPRGRGKARPEWFPGDGGREAARQRLEAYRLRLPALEADLPRIADSRQASRHAVLGYFNARQWLRFLAIHQQHHLRIIADIGSAVARS from the coding sequence GTGAATCCGCCGACCACACCCGCCCTGGGCCGCCAGTTCCGGCGCATCGTCACCCAGTCGGATCACCTGATCGCCATTCTCGATGGCGCCGGCCCGGCGATCGATGCTCGCCAGCAGAGAGTTTCCGCCTGGAATGTGGCGCAGCATCTCGAGCATCTCGGCATCACCGGTAGCCTGACCCTCGACACCATCGACTCGCTGCTCGGCGGCAACGGCCACCCTCAGGGCAGTCCCAGCACCATGGGGCGGCTGGTGCTCCTGAGCGGCAGGATTCCGCGCGGCCGCGGCAAGGCACGGCCGGAGTGGTTTCCGGGTGACGGCGGTCGCGAGGCGGCCCGTCAGCGGCTCGAAGCCTACCGCCTGCGGCTGCCGGCCCTCGAAGCTGATCTGCCGCGCATCGCGGACAGCCGGCAGGCCAGTCGCCACGCCGTATTGGGCTACTTCAATGCCCGCCAATGGCTGCGCTTTCTCGCCATTCACCAGCAACACCACCTGCGCATCATCGCCGACATCGGCAGCGCCGTCGCAAGGAGCTGA
- a CDS encoding SCP2 sterol-binding domain-containing protein, whose amino-acid sequence MSPDVFSQAWIAEWGDELNSSDAYRAAAAAWEGSILFIMALPTGEERLAFLDLWHGDCRAARVASQQDTGDAAFILRATDHDWQRVLSGDIEPIWAMMSGKLKLERGRTAQLVPHAKAAQELVAAARRVDARRQESSP is encoded by the coding sequence GTGTCACCGGACGTTTTTTCGCAAGCCTGGATCGCCGAGTGGGGCGACGAGCTCAACAGCAGCGACGCCTATCGCGCCGCGGCCGCCGCCTGGGAGGGCTCGATCCTGTTCATCATGGCCTTGCCGACGGGCGAAGAGCGGCTGGCCTTCCTCGATCTCTGGCATGGCGACTGCCGGGCCGCCCGGGTCGCCTCGCAGCAGGACACCGGCGACGCCGCCTTCATCCTGCGCGCCACGGATCACGACTGGCAGCGGGTTCTCAGCGGCGACATCGAGCCCATCTGGGCGATGATGTCGGGCAAGCTCAAGCTCGAGCGCGGCCGCACCGCCCAACTGGTTCCCCACGCCAAAGCCGCCCAGGAGCTCGTCGCCGCCGCGCGCCGCGTCGATGCCCGCCGCCAGGAGTCCAGCCCATGA